Proteins co-encoded in one Nematostella vectensis chromosome 15, jaNemVect1.1, whole genome shotgun sequence genomic window:
- the LOC116604731 gene encoding pyroglutamylated RF-amide peptide receptor-like, with translation MANNSSLGDTNSTQGLKIDCFSVKCFFSRSERVGIITGFFLTFLASFVGNFAVCYLLTRARHLKNCTSFSILNLCIADLLITVTCIPLLTVDLYIADEWLFGAFMCKTVTFLQNTVLDASVLILLTISIEKFTVVCFPIQSRFYRKWFRYIVGVCWFVAFIDASHTTTFKTLVTIKYSGQKKCILLYPKTKYFSQYYVIAHSVCFFFIPLMSMVVLHAITVSSIRRRLIVKTKTDDDDDTCFSAKNMSIHRAKLHNNGKVVVILVLIVLVFMLSWGPYLCLKIWHEFTKPAASDFVKYYSTLNKVYVFCVWMVFFNSVCHPIVYCFIGKQYRDEARALFHRFFPKKNYNNSRLRLTSVPSTNNRKRNFEGSLNSPQWRHSQRDVTETKLSSSTN, from the coding sequence atggCGAATAACAGCTCACTTGGAGATACCAATTCAACTCAAGGACTTAAAATTGACTGTTTCTCGGTTAAGTGTTTCTTCTCAAGAAGCGAGAGGGTTGGCATAATAACTGGCTTCTTTCTAACGTTCTTGGCTTCCTTCGTAGGAAACTTCGCCGTATGTTACCTGCTAACACGAGCACGTCACCTGAAAAACTGCACAAGTTTTTCCATCTTGAATCTATGCATAGCAGATCTTCTAATCACCGTTACATGCATTCCTCTTCTTACTGTTGATCTCTACATCGCAGATGAGTGGTTATTTGGCGCCTTCATGTGTAAGACGGTGACATTCTTGCAAAACACCGTCCTGGATGCATCTGTGCTTATCCTCCTTACAATCAGCATCGAGAAATTCACAGTTGTTTGTTTTCCCATCCAGTCCCGTTTCTATCGCAAGTGGTTTCGCTACATCGTCGGAGTTTGCTGGTTTGTAGCTTTTATCGATGCATCCCATACAACAACCTTCAAAACATTGGTTACAATCAAATACAGTGGACAGAAAAAGTGTATTTTGTTATACCCTAAAACAAAGTATTTTAGTCAGTATTACGTGATTGCGCACTCTGTTTGCTTTTTCTTCATCCCTTTGATGTCTATGGTAGTCCTCCATGCCATAACTGTATCCTCCATAAGAAGAAGACTTATAGTTAAGACAAAAaccgacgacgatgatgacaCATGCTTTTCGGCGAAAAACATGAGCATTCATCGTGCTAAGCTACACAATAACGGCAAGGTCGTTGTAATTCTCGTACTGATAGTTTTAGTGTTCATGCTATCCTGGGGCCCGTATCTTTGCTTGAAAATATGGCACGAGTTCACTAAGCCTGCGGCAAGCGACTTTGTCAAGTATTACAGTACTTTGAACAAGGTCTACGTGTTTTGTGTGTGGATGGTATTTTTCAACTCTGTTTGTCATCCGATCGTATATTGTTTCATAGGTAAACAGTACAGGGATGAAGCTAGAGCTTTGTTCCATAGGTtctttcctaaaaaaaattacaacaaCAGTAGGCTGAGATTAACCTCGGTGCCATCAACGAATAACAGAAAGAGAAATTTCGAAGGGAGTCTTAACTCGCCACAGTGGAGACACAGTCAGCGGGATGTTACCGAAACTAAGTTAAGTAGTTCAACAAATTAG